A genomic region of Chlorobaculum parvum NCIB 8327 contains the following coding sequences:
- the rpsO gene encoding 30S ribosomal protein S15 gives MGLAKEHKTEIITKFGDSATDTGKAEVQVALFSRRIADLTGHLQQHPKDKHSRRGLLMLVGKRKRVLNYLKKVDIERYRKVLADLDLRK, from the coding sequence ATGGGTCTGGCAAAAGAACACAAAACCGAGATTATTACGAAGTTTGGTGATTCTGCGACGGATACCGGAAAAGCGGAAGTTCAGGTTGCCCTGTTCAGCCGCAGGATCGCCGATCTGACCGGTCACCTTCAGCAGCATCCCAAAGACAAGCACTCACGCCGCGGACTGTTGATGCTGGTCGGCAAGCGCAAACGCGTGCTGAACTACCTCAAGAAAGTCGATATCGAGCGCTACCGCAAGGTGCTTGCCGATCTCGATCTGCGTAAATAA
- a CDS encoding bifunctional riboflavin kinase/FAD synthetase, translating into MRVVILQGEEVHDAETGQVVSLKPEPSAVTVGSFDGLHVGHRKIIGTMIDKARQDGLRSVVVTFDPHPRLVLESSSDCQVQLLTTFDEKVAHFRTMQVDLLFVIRFDREFSRKSSADFIRDVLVKMLGARQVTVGYDHGFGSDRSGSGKTLRQLGEEHGFRVEVVGEIIVDGSPVSSTRIRHLLAEGRIREANVCLGTPYTISGEVVNGKKLGRQIGFPTANLELSDRCKHLPAHGVYAARVTIDGRDWPVMMNIGRRPTVEEHGAVTVEAHIVGFSGELYGAVLVLQLLDFIRPEQCFDSIDELKAQLLADQKKAELYLK; encoded by the coding sequence ATGCGCGTCGTTATTTTACAGGGCGAAGAGGTTCATGATGCTGAAACCGGCCAGGTGGTTTCCCTGAAGCCGGAGCCTTCAGCAGTTACCGTCGGCTCGTTCGACGGGCTTCATGTCGGTCATCGCAAAATCATCGGCACCATGATCGACAAGGCGCGGCAGGATGGTCTGAGAAGCGTAGTGGTGACCTTTGATCCGCATCCGAGGCTCGTGCTTGAAAGTAGTTCTGATTGTCAGGTGCAACTCCTGACTACCTTTGACGAGAAGGTCGCGCACTTCAGAACCATGCAGGTTGATCTGTTGTTCGTCATACGCTTTGACCGGGAATTCTCCCGGAAAAGTTCAGCCGATTTCATCCGTGATGTACTGGTGAAGATGCTCGGCGCGCGGCAGGTGACCGTTGGCTACGACCACGGGTTCGGCAGCGACCGGAGTGGCAGCGGAAAAACCCTGCGTCAGCTCGGCGAAGAGCACGGCTTCAGGGTCGAGGTGGTCGGCGAAATCATTGTCGATGGTTCGCCGGTTTCAAGTACCAGAATACGACACCTGCTTGCTGAGGGTCGCATCCGCGAAGCAAACGTCTGCCTTGGAACGCCCTACACCATCAGCGGGGAAGTTGTCAATGGCAAAAAGCTCGGTCGGCAGATCGGTTTTCCGACAGCCAATCTCGAACTGTCTGACCGCTGCAAGCATCTTCCGGCCCACGGCGTTTATGCGGCCAGGGTCACGATCGATGGCCGCGACTGGCCGGTCATGATGAACATTGGCCGTCGTCCGACCGTTGAGGAGCACGGGGCGGTGACTGTCGAAGCGCACATTGTCGGCTTCTCAGGCGAGCTGTATGGAGCTGTACTGGTTTTGCAGCTGCTCGATTTTATCAGGCCTGAGCAATGCTTCGACTCGATCGACGAGCTCAAGGCGCAGCTGCTGGCCGATCAAAAAAAGGCAGAATTATATCTGAAATAA
- the truB gene encoding tRNA pseudouridine(55) synthase TruB produces the protein MTPQTPMPVLSEEGDYLLVDKPLDWTSFDVVAKIRGAYKRNGAKRKVGHCGTLDPKATGLLILATGRKTKTISSLEILDKGYEGTIRLGAKTASHDTESEEYDIRDVSALDEQTIREAAASMVGERLQQPPMHSAVWHNGKRLYELARQGHEVKERKARRIEIHRFEITGIELPFVHFSITVSKGAYIRVIAHELGELLGVGGYLSALKRVSIGQYNLSEAMSVDAIVDEIARAASAIEE, from the coding sequence ATGACGCCTCAAACCCCTATGCCCGTTCTGAGTGAAGAGGGCGATTACCTGCTGGTTGACAAACCGCTGGACTGGACGTCGTTCGACGTCGTGGCCAAAATCCGCGGTGCGTACAAACGCAACGGCGCCAAGCGAAAAGTCGGCCACTGCGGAACGCTCGACCCCAAAGCAACCGGCCTGTTGATTCTCGCCACAGGGCGCAAGACCAAGACGATCTCATCGCTGGAAATTCTGGACAAGGGTTACGAAGGCACCATCAGGCTTGGCGCAAAAACAGCCAGCCACGACACGGAGAGCGAGGAGTACGATATCCGCGATGTTTCTGCGCTTGACGAACAGACTATCCGCGAAGCGGCCGCATCGATGGTCGGCGAACGGTTGCAGCAGCCACCGATGCACTCGGCGGTCTGGCACAACGGCAAGCGGCTCTATGAGCTGGCGCGGCAAGGTCATGAGGTCAAGGAGCGCAAAGCGCGCCGTATCGAAATTCACCGTTTCGAGATCACCGGTATCGAGTTGCCCTTCGTTCATTTTTCAATCACAGTTTCCAAGGGCGCCTATATCCGGGTGATTGCCCATGAGCTTGGGGAGCTGCTCGGCGTTGGCGGATACCTTTCAGCTCTCAAACGGGTTTCGATCGGCCAGTACAACCTTTCGGAGGCGATGAGCGTCGATGCCATCGTTGACGAAATAGCCCGTGCCGCTTCGGCTATCGAAGAGTAA
- the rbfA gene encoding 30S ribosome-binding factor RbfA, which yields MSIRTEKVASLLQRELSAIFEKELPRSGPLATVTEVKVTADLGIARVYVSIIGSEAQRAELMEFLHTETKALRKILSSKIRNQFRRIPELEFYEDRLFEQANRIEELLKSVRRGPAEEQL from the coding sequence ATGTCGATACGAACTGAAAAAGTCGCCTCGCTGTTGCAGCGGGAGTTGAGCGCTATTTTCGAGAAGGAGCTGCCCCGTAGTGGCCCTCTGGCGACCGTGACCGAAGTGAAGGTCACGGCCGATCTGGGCATTGCCAGAGTGTATGTGTCGATCATCGGCTCCGAAGCCCAGCGGGCCGAACTGATGGAGTTCCTGCACACCGAAACCAAGGCGCTTCGCAAGATTCTTTCGTCGAAAATCCGGAACCAGTTCAGGCGAATTCCGGAGCTGGAGTTCTACGAAGACCGCTTGTTCGAGCAGGCTAACCGGATCGAGGAGCTGCTCAAGTCGGTCAGGCGCGGCCCGGCGGAAGAGCAGCTGTAA
- the infB gene encoding translation initiation factor IF-2, whose protein sequence is MAIEEKQSRFRISDIARELQVSPREVLQFVKQEGGKVASTSSMVGEEMRDMIFGNFSQEKKLVDETRKIRAEKKKRLTRLEEQSRKAYEKEQQLKESLSSAPSPAPAAHTPEPVKEPFVEIPARHEPAVSPAAPAEQPVIAETPQPESPKEEVVATKAPEAEAKPVEQPEKAAETAVEAQPEAQSQQEPGAEESAEASQTLVQTLPDSMKTYEAPQKIGGLTVLGTIDVSSGSDRKKKSRKKSFKENAAELKDEFEGATSGSSEGGEAGRKKVAKAAGEGESTTGGEDASGKKKKGKKKKKVEVDDKVISKNIKSTISGMDDSGSSGSRQKFRKMRRMERERELEEAEAMREAEKSLIKVTEYASPHELAELMGLTAKDIIQKCFTLGKFVTINQRLDKETIELIAMEFGFDIEFTTEVEATTTEEQVDNPEDMKTRPPVVTIMGHVDHGKTSLLDYIRRSNVVAGESGGITQHIGAYEVTVEGDRQITFLDTPGHEAFTAMRARGAQVTDIVILVVAADDSVMPQTIEAINHSKAAGVPIVVALNKIDKPEANVDKIKTQLSEAGVLVEDWGGEYQCQEISAKKGIGISELMEKVLTEAEVRELKGNYSRDIMASGIIVESELDKGKGVVSTVLVQRGFLKVGDPFVAGNSMGKVRALMDERGKRTDEAGPSTPVRVLGFEDMPQSGDVLTVMESDRDARDLAQKRQIIKREHEFRRSTRVKLDSIARQIKEGLKKELSVIIKADTDGSIQALADGLMKIHNEEVKVQLIHQGVGQITETDVLLAAASDAIIIGFRVRPNVNAKRLAEKEDLDVRFYSVIYHVLEDVEKALEGMLSPELHEESLGSIEIRQVFRVPKVGNVGGAYVLDGKVPRDANVRLLRDGVQIYEGQLDSLKRFKDDVKEVDSGYECGLSLKGYDDIKVGDVVEAYKIVEKKRKL, encoded by the coding sequence ATGGCCATCGAGGAAAAGCAGAGTAGGTTCCGTATCAGTGATATCGCCAGGGAGCTGCAGGTCAGCCCACGGGAAGTTCTGCAGTTTGTCAAGCAGGAAGGGGGGAAGGTCGCATCCACCTCATCAATGGTTGGTGAGGAAATGCGCGACATGATTTTCGGCAATTTCAGCCAGGAGAAGAAGCTGGTTGATGAGACCCGCAAGATCAGGGCTGAAAAGAAAAAGCGCCTTACCAGGCTCGAAGAGCAGTCGCGGAAGGCCTATGAAAAGGAGCAGCAGCTCAAGGAAAGCCTGAGCAGCGCGCCTTCGCCCGCCCCGGCCGCGCATACGCCCGAACCTGTTAAAGAGCCTTTTGTGGAGATTCCAGCCAGGCATGAGCCTGCGGTTTCTCCTGCTGCCCCTGCTGAACAGCCTGTGATTGCCGAGACGCCCCAGCCGGAATCGCCCAAAGAAGAGGTTGTCGCAACCAAGGCGCCGGAAGCCGAAGCCAAGCCGGTCGAGCAGCCTGAAAAAGCTGCCGAAACCGCGGTCGAGGCTCAGCCGGAAGCCCAGTCGCAACAGGAACCAGGCGCCGAGGAGTCTGCCGAAGCCTCCCAGACTCTGGTGCAGACACTGCCCGATTCGATGAAGACCTACGAAGCTCCGCAGAAGATCGGTGGCCTGACGGTGCTTGGTACCATCGACGTGTCGAGCGGCTCCGATCGCAAGAAGAAATCGCGCAAGAAGAGCTTCAAGGAGAATGCCGCAGAGCTCAAGGACGAGTTTGAAGGCGCGACGTCCGGCTCTTCGGAGGGTGGCGAAGCCGGCCGGAAAAAGGTTGCCAAAGCTGCTGGAGAGGGCGAGTCCACGACCGGTGGCGAGGATGCCAGTGGCAAGAAAAAGAAGGGCAAGAAGAAAAAGAAGGTCGAGGTTGACGACAAAGTCATCTCGAAGAATATCAAAAGCACGATCAGCGGCATGGATGACAGCGGTTCGTCCGGTTCCCGCCAGAAGTTCCGCAAGATGCGCCGCATGGAGCGTGAACGTGAGCTGGAGGAAGCCGAAGCGATGCGCGAGGCCGAAAAGAGCCTCATCAAGGTTACCGAGTATGCTTCGCCGCACGAGCTTGCGGAACTGATGGGCCTGACCGCCAAGGATATTATCCAGAAGTGCTTCACGCTTGGCAAATTCGTTACCATCAACCAGCGTCTCGACAAAGAGACCATCGAGCTGATTGCGATGGAGTTTGGGTTCGATATCGAGTTCACGACCGAAGTCGAGGCCACCACGACCGAAGAGCAGGTTGACAATCCCGAGGATATGAAGACCCGTCCGCCGGTTGTGACCATCATGGGTCACGTCGACCACGGTAAGACTTCGCTGCTCGACTACATTCGCCGAAGCAACGTTGTTGCTGGTGAGTCGGGTGGTATTACCCAGCACATCGGCGCCTACGAGGTGACCGTCGAGGGCGATCGCCAGATCACCTTCCTCGATACGCCGGGTCACGAAGCCTTCACGGCCATGCGTGCCCGCGGTGCGCAGGTGACCGACATCGTTATCCTCGTTGTGGCGGCAGACGACAGCGTCATGCCCCAGACCATCGAGGCAATCAACCACTCCAAAGCGGCCGGCGTGCCGATTGTCGTGGCGCTCAACAAGATCGACAAGCCCGAGGCCAACGTCGACAAGATCAAGACCCAGCTTTCCGAAGCCGGCGTGCTGGTCGAGGACTGGGGCGGCGAGTACCAGTGCCAGGAGATTTCGGCCAAGAAGGGCATCGGCATCAGCGAGCTGATGGAAAAAGTGCTTACCGAGGCTGAAGTCCGCGAGCTGAAAGGCAACTATTCGAGGGACATCATGGCCAGCGGCATCATCGTCGAGTCCGAGCTCGACAAGGGCAAGGGCGTGGTTTCGACCGTGCTGGTGCAGCGTGGCTTCCTGAAGGTTGGCGATCCGTTCGTGGCCGGTAATTCGATGGGCAAGGTGCGCGCGCTTATGGACGAGCGCGGCAAGCGCACTGATGAGGCTGGGCCCTCCACGCCAGTGCGCGTGCTCGGCTTCGAGGATATGCCGCAGTCCGGTGATGTGCTGACCGTCATGGAGTCCGACCGCGATGCCCGCGACCTGGCCCAGAAGCGCCAGATCATCAAGCGCGAGCACGAGTTCCGCCGCAGCACCCGCGTCAAGCTCGACAGCATCGCCCGCCAGATCAAGGAGGGACTCAAGAAGGAACTCAGCGTCATCATCAAGGCCGATACCGACGGCTCGATCCAGGCGCTTGCCGACGGCCTCATGAAGATTCACAACGAAGAGGTCAAGGTGCAGCTCATTCACCAGGGCGTCGGTCAGATCACCGAAACCGACGTGCTGCTCGCCGCCGCTTCGGACGCGATCATCATCGGCTTCCGTGTCCGCCCGAACGTCAACGCCAAGCGGCTTGCCGAGAAAGAGGATCTCGATGTGCGTTTCTACAGCGTTATCTACCACGTGCTCGAAGATGTGGAGAAAGCGCTCGAAGGCATGTTGTCGCCTGAACTGCACGAAGAGAGCCTCGGTTCGATCGAGATCCGCCAGGTCTTCCGCGTGCCGAAGGTGGGTAATGTCGGTGGCGCGTATGTGCTCGACGGCAAGGTGCCGCGCGATGCCAACGTCCGGCTCCTGCGCGACGGCGTGCAGATTTACGAAGGCCAGCTCGACTCGCTCAAGCGCTTCAAGGACGACGTCAAAGAGGTCGACAGCGGTTACGAGTGCGGTCTGAGCCTGAAAGGCTACGACGATATCAAGGTCGGCGACGTGGTCGAGGCTTACAAAATTGTCGAAAAGAAACGCAAACTCTGA
- the nusA gene encoding transcription termination factor NusA produces the protein MARKQVKGETHDQKAQIASAFGEIEQSKVFLDKRSESAAVKMDIADLLKEIIQKQLRKDYDPEVEANIFINPERGDFEVYILKKIVEEVDLPTIEIGLDEVRQIDDSLELGDYYEEGPIKLDDFLTRKSIQIIKQSVQKKVRDLERMAVYEDCLEKVGEVVAGEVYQVRSNEVIFTYNTSKDHRVELVLPKSEMMKKDNPRRTPHMKLYVKRIERERVKVRNDDGTVEEREKPDGGMKVIVSRVDDRFLYKLFESEVPEILDGLIVIKGIARVPGERAKVAVESTSSRIDPVGATVGYRGKRIQSIVKELNNENIDVIYYTDEPQVFIARALQPAKIDPMTVHADMKTRKARVMLKPDQIKYAIGKNGNNIHLAEKLTGYEIDVYRDVIDKSLEDPNDIDIIEFREEFGDDMIYQLLDGGLDTAKKILKGGVEKIEEALLGTQKSEELFVFNKTRKPVKPRERRITDDEKRYWKKIAETIYRTVREQFNDEDLKALLDDSHERSLMGDGIDPEEIRDEETN, from the coding sequence ATGGCACGAAAGCAGGTTAAGGGTGAAACTCATGATCAGAAGGCGCAGATTGCCAGCGCTTTCGGAGAAATCGAGCAGTCGAAGGTCTTTCTGGACAAACGCTCCGAAAGCGCCGCGGTCAAGATGGATATTGCCGACCTGCTCAAGGAGATCATCCAGAAGCAGCTCAGGAAAGATTACGATCCGGAAGTTGAAGCCAACATCTTCATCAATCCCGAACGCGGCGATTTCGAGGTCTATATCCTGAAAAAAATCGTCGAAGAGGTCGATCTTCCCACTATCGAAATCGGTCTCGACGAAGTTCGCCAGATCGACGATTCGCTTGAGCTGGGTGATTATTACGAGGAAGGACCGATCAAGCTCGACGACTTTCTGACCCGCAAATCGATACAGATCATCAAGCAATCGGTGCAGAAAAAGGTTCGCGATCTGGAGCGCATGGCCGTGTACGAAGACTGCCTTGAGAAGGTCGGTGAAGTGGTTGCCGGCGAGGTGTATCAGGTGCGTTCGAACGAGGTGATTTTTACCTACAACACCTCCAAGGATCATCGCGTGGAGCTGGTGCTGCCGAAGTCGGAGATGATGAAGAAGGACAATCCGCGCCGCACGCCGCACATGAAGCTCTACGTCAAACGCATCGAGCGTGAGAGGGTCAAGGTGCGCAACGATGACGGCACCGTCGAGGAGCGTGAAAAGCCGGATGGCGGCATGAAGGTGATCGTCTCGCGCGTTGATGACCGTTTTCTCTACAAGCTCTTCGAAAGCGAGGTTCCGGAGATTCTCGATGGTTTGATCGTCATCAAGGGCATCGCCCGCGTGCCGGGCGAACGCGCCAAGGTTGCGGTGGAATCGACCAGCTCGCGCATCGATCCGGTTGGCGCCACGGTCGGCTACCGCGGCAAGCGCATTCAGAGCATCGTCAAGGAGCTGAACAACGAGAACATCGACGTCATCTACTACACCGACGAGCCGCAGGTGTTCATCGCCCGTGCGCTGCAGCCGGCCAAGATCGATCCGATGACCGTGCACGCCGACATGAAGACCCGTAAGGCGCGCGTCATGCTCAAGCCCGACCAGATCAAATACGCTATCGGCAAGAACGGCAACAACATCCATCTGGCCGAAAAGCTTACCGGCTATGAAATCGACGTCTATCGCGACGTGATCGATAAATCGCTCGAAGATCCGAACGACATCGACATCATCGAATTCCGCGAAGAGTTCGGCGACGACATGATTTACCAGTTGCTCGACGGCGGTCTTGATACGGCCAAGAAGATTCTGAAAGGCGGCGTCGAAAAGATCGAGGAGGCGTTGCTTGGTACGCAGAAGAGCGAAGAGCTGTTCGTCTTCAACAAGACTCGCAAGCCGGTCAAGCCGAGAGAGCGCCGGATCACCGACGACGAAAAGCGCTACTGGAAGAAGATCGCCGAGACCATTTACCGTACCGTCAGGGAGCAGTTCAACGATGAAGACCTCAAGGCGCTTCTCGATGACAGCCACGAACGGTCGCTCATGGGCGACGGGATCGATCCGGAAGAGATTCGGGACGAAGAAACAAACTGA
- the rimP gene encoding ribosome maturation factor RimP, with protein MDEMIRRAIDESIAEVAVATGSDIYLVEADVRGGGRIIELTIEADKGVSIDQCAKLSRTIRARLEACEENLMLAAGDFELMVSSPGIGEPIRVSRQYLRHLGRKMKVVYLDSEGERKEIEGKLTEASLEGEEPSITIEPVVKGKKKKTSGREPLTLRLADVVKAVVQTEW; from the coding sequence ATGGACGAGATGATACGGCGGGCGATCGACGAATCGATTGCCGAAGTTGCGGTGGCGACAGGAAGCGATATTTACCTTGTCGAGGCCGATGTGCGCGGTGGTGGCAGAATCATCGAGTTGACCATCGAGGCCGACAAGGGCGTAAGCATCGACCAGTGCGCAAAGTTGAGCCGAACCATCAGGGCACGCCTTGAAGCCTGCGAAGAGAACCTCATGCTGGCTGCCGGTGATTTCGAGCTTATGGTTTCGTCTCCTGGTATCGGCGAGCCCATCAGGGTTTCGCGTCAGTATCTCCGGCATCTGGGACGGAAGATGAAGGTCGTCTATCTCGATTCCGAAGGAGAGCGTAAAGAGATCGAAGGCAAGCTCACCGAGGCTTCCCTCGAAGGCGAGGAGCCGTCGATTACGATTGAGCCGGTCGTGAAAGGAAAGAAAAAGAAAACAAGCGGACGGGAGCCGTTGACGTTGCGTCTTGCCGACGTCGTCAAGGCGGTCGTTCAGACTGAATGGTAA
- a CDS encoding glutaredoxin family protein → MRPVVTIYGKPTCCLCDKAMAVLEEARQRTPFEIEKKDISGDFELLERYGLDIPVILINGREAFKHRIDPDRLAELLEGRSSLS, encoded by the coding sequence ATGAGGCCGGTGGTTACCATCTATGGCAAGCCGACCTGCTGCCTCTGCGACAAAGCGATGGCAGTGCTCGAAGAGGCTCGTCAGCGTACACCGTTCGAGATCGAGAAAAAGGATATTTCCGGCGATTTCGAGCTCCTGGAGCGTTATGGTCTCGATATACCCGTCATCCTGATCAATGGCCGGGAGGCCTTTAAACACCGCATTGACCCCGACCGGCTCGCCGAACTGCTCGAAGGCCGGTCATCGCTCTCCTGA
- the hisS gene encoding histidine--tRNA ligase codes for MAQLQAVKGTRDIFPDEIARWHYVEGVIRSVAELYGFSEVRTPVFEYTELFQRGIGATTDIVGKEMFTFQPDPNGRSLTLRPEMTAGVMRACLQKNLLSQSPVSKLYYISDLFRKERPQAGRQRQFTQFGAELLGVSNPAAVAEVLTFMMQVFSSLGLHGLRLRINSLGDLDDRARYREALRDYFMPYQNDLDEPSKERLEKNPLRILDSKNPALQEMIAGAPRLYASLKPESVADFEKVLSYLDDRQIAYDVDHLLVRGLDYYCHAAFEVTSSELGAQDAIGGGGRYDGLARELGASNDLPAVGFAVGMERLMIAMEKQGLFATLNPHGPLVYVVVQQKELTDHAMQVAFRLRKSGLKTEIDLAGRSMKAQMRDANRMGAAYALFIGQSEMESGHYALKNLETSEQTSLDLDAIIEVLHEAVSQESARP; via the coding sequence ATGGCGCAGTTGCAGGCAGTCAAGGGTACGCGGGACATTTTTCCGGATGAGATCGCACGGTGGCACTATGTCGAGGGGGTGATCCGCTCGGTGGCCGAACTGTACGGGTTCAGCGAGGTGCGCACGCCGGTGTTCGAATACACCGAGCTGTTCCAGCGCGGTATCGGCGCGACCACCGACATCGTCGGCAAGGAGATGTTCACCTTTCAGCCCGACCCCAATGGACGCTCTCTGACGCTTCGGCCCGAGATGACCGCCGGGGTGATGCGCGCTTGCCTGCAGAAGAATCTGCTCTCGCAGTCGCCGGTGAGCAAACTTTACTATATCAGCGATCTGTTCCGCAAGGAGCGCCCGCAGGCCGGACGCCAGCGCCAGTTTACGCAGTTCGGTGCGGAGCTGCTCGGGGTTTCCAACCCGGCGGCGGTGGCTGAGGTGCTGACCTTCATGATGCAGGTTTTCTCGTCGCTTGGCTTGCACGGCTTGCGGCTCCGCATCAACTCGCTCGGCGACCTCGACGACCGCGCCCGCTACCGCGAAGCGCTGCGTGACTATTTCATGCCCTACCAGAACGACCTCGACGAACCATCGAAGGAGCGGCTCGAAAAGAATCCGCTGCGGATTCTCGACTCCAAAAACCCGGCGCTGCAGGAGATGATCGCTGGAGCACCGAGGCTGTACGCTTCGCTCAAGCCGGAGTCGGTGGCTGATTTCGAAAAAGTGCTTTCTTACCTCGACGACCGCCAAATTGCCTATGACGTTGATCATCTGCTGGTGCGCGGACTTGATTATTACTGCCATGCAGCCTTCGAGGTGACCAGCTCCGAACTTGGCGCTCAGGACGCCATCGGCGGCGGCGGCCGCTACGACGGTCTGGCCCGCGAGCTTGGCGCGTCGAACGATCTGCCCGCCGTCGGCTTTGCGGTCGGCATGGAGCGACTCATGATCGCCATGGAAAAGCAGGGGCTGTTCGCCACGCTCAATCCGCACGGGCCGCTGGTCTATGTAGTGGTGCAGCAGAAAGAGCTGACCGACCACGCCATGCAGGTTGCCTTCCGCTTGCGCAAATCGGGGCTGAAGACCGAGATCGATCTGGCAGGAAGGAGCATGAAAGCGCAGATGCGCGACGCCAACCGCATGGGCGCGGCCTATGCGCTCTTCATCGGACAGAGCGAAATGGAGTCGGGCCACTACGCGCTCAAGAATCTCGAAACCTCCGAGCAGACCTCGCTCGACCTCGATGCCATCATCGAAGTGCTGCACGAAGCGGTCTCGCAGGAGTCGGCCCGGCCATGA
- a CDS encoding PTS sugar transporter subunit IIA: protein MKIEALLSEKHISLNLSSDSKEKVIDTLISMVAGHEKVKDLKLLAEDVRKREREMSTGIGKNIGLPHAKTSAVTAPVLALATLNGEVDFESIDNQPVKIVFLLATPETMLAEHLKLLGRITRLAGKDEVRRRIIEAKSPSEVLDLFRAEEKDLPQI from the coding sequence ATGAAAATTGAAGCGCTTCTCTCGGAAAAGCATATTTCGCTGAATCTTTCGTCGGATTCAAAAGAAAAGGTGATCGATACCCTGATTTCGATGGTTGCCGGTCATGAAAAGGTCAAGGACCTGAAGCTGCTTGCCGAGGATGTGCGAAAGCGTGAGCGAGAGATGTCAACCGGCATCGGCAAGAATATCGGCTTGCCCCACGCCAAGACCTCGGCGGTGACCGCGCCCGTGCTGGCGCTGGCAACGCTAAACGGTGAGGTTGATTTCGAATCGATCGACAACCAGCCGGTGAAGATCGTGTTCCTCTTGGCAACGCCCGAGACTATGCTTGCTGAGCATCTCAAGCTGCTGGGGCGCATCACCAGGCTCGCCGGCAAGGACGAGGTGCGTCGCCGGATCATCGAAGCCAAGAGCCCGAGTGAAGTGCTCGACCTGTTCAGGGCGGAGGAAAAGGATCTACCTCAGATTTAA